A genomic region of Rhodothermia bacterium contains the following coding sequences:
- a CDS encoding OsmC family protein — MKDVHHLYEVDVSWTHDRKGLLTSPVLPELIEVATPPEFTKGEAGIWSPEHLFVAAINSCLMTTFLAIAENSRLDVVSFGCKAIGTLEKDGTGGFAITKVVLHPFVELASEAHLEKTHRILEKAEKACLISRSVKSEVVLHPEVHVVKNAPS; from the coding sequence ATGAAAGATGTGCATCATTTATATGAAGTGGACGTTTCTTGGACGCACGACCGAAAGGGGTTACTGACCTCGCCCGTTTTACCTGAACTGATTGAGGTGGCCACCCCACCTGAGTTTACAAAGGGTGAAGCAGGGATTTGGTCGCCAGAACATCTGTTCGTAGCTGCGATCAACAGTTGCCTCATGACCACCTTCCTTGCCATTGCCGAAAATAGCCGATTAGACGTTGTCTCATTTGGATGTAAGGCCATCGGTACGTTGGAAAAAGACGGAACAGGCGGTTTTGCCATTACAAAGGTGGTCTTGCATCCTTTCGTTGAGCTGGCTTCTGAAGCCCATTTGGAAAAGACACATCGCATCTTGGAAAAGGCCGAAAAAGCGTGCCTCATCTCCAGATCGGTCAAGTCGGAGGTGGTTCTTCATCCCGAAGTTCATGTTGTGAAGAACGCCCCTTCTTGA
- a CDS encoding nuclear transport factor 2 family protein — protein MTIQELADKLVAYCRNNDFSGAHNELYAADVVSIEPSYAQSPEVKGIEAVREKSKMFMSSIKEWHGGHVSDPMVAGNHFSVVMSMDITTQDGQRFKMEEIAVYEAKDGKVVKEQFFF, from the coding sequence ATGACAATACAAGAACTTGCCGATAAGTTGGTGGCTTATTGCCGGAACAACGATTTTTCGGGTGCGCACAACGAGCTCTATGCGGCGGATGTGGTTTCAATTGAGCCATCTTATGCGCAGTCTCCCGAAGTGAAGGGTATAGAAGCTGTTCGGGAAAAGAGCAAAATGTTTATGTCTTCCATCAAAGAGTGGCACGGTGGGCATGTCTCGGATCCGATGGTGGCCGGAAATCATTTTTCAGTTGTAATGAGTATGGACATTACCACCCAAGACGGACAGCGTTTTAAGATGGAAGAAATTGCGGTTTATGAAGCTAAAGACGGGAAGGTGGTCAAAGAACAATTTTTCTTCTGA
- a CDS encoding 4-hydroxy-tetrahydrodipicolinate synthase, which translates to MIKNMIFRGTAPALVTPFTADNQLDLGALRRHIDFVISGGVEGIVLLGTTGENPTISGEERRRIVEVAIEYTNKRIPVIIGTGTNDTSDCIRYSREAAEAGADALLIVGPYYNKPTHNGYIAHFAAVAEATDCPIIAYNVPGRTGSNIKAETMLAIAEHVPTVVAVKEASADLAQISDIIRNRPEGFAVYAGDDELVLPIVALGGDGVISVLANAVVHPFTDLVRLCLAGDFTAAKSLHYALLDIMRACFYESNPIPIKTLLGEMGLMNPLMRLPLIPMSEGPKAKLMSVFNALNLEQTV; encoded by the coding sequence TTGATTAAAAACATGATTTTCAGAGGAACTGCTCCTGCTTTGGTAACCCCATTTACAGCAGACAACCAATTAGACCTTGGCGCACTGCGCCGCCATATTGACTTTGTGATCTCTGGAGGGGTAGAAGGCATTGTACTGCTCGGCACCACCGGAGAAAACCCTACCATTTCTGGAGAAGAACGCCGCCGGATTGTAGAAGTGGCGATCGAATACACCAACAAGCGCATCCCTGTTATTATTGGTACGGGAACCAACGACACTTCCGACTGCATCCGCTATTCTCGCGAGGCCGCCGAAGCTGGCGCTGATGCTCTCCTTATTGTAGGCCCCTACTACAACAAACCTACTCACAATGGCTATATTGCCCACTTTGCGGCAGTTGCCGAGGCCACCGATTGCCCCATTATCGCCTATAATGTGCCGGGGCGAACCGGTTCTAACATCAAGGCCGAGACCATGTTGGCCATTGCCGAGCATGTCCCGACGGTGGTGGCTGTGAAAGAAGCCTCCGCAGACCTTGCCCAAATCTCGGACATTATCCGGAACCGTCCAGAAGGCTTTGCGGTCTATGCCGGCGACGACGAATTGGTCTTGCCCATTGTTGCTTTGGGCGGCGATGGTGTAATTTCCGTATTGGCGAATGCCGTGGTACACCCCTTTACAGACTTGGTACGCTTGTGTCTTGCTGGAGACTTCACGGCTGCCAAATCCTTACACTACGCACTTTTAGACATCATGCGAGCCTGTTTTTACGAGTCCAACCCCATTCCGATTAAAACCCTATTGGGTGAGATGGGGCTGATGAACCCACTCATGCGCCTCCCATTGATCCCGATGAGTGAAGGGCCAAAAGCAAAGTTGATGTCCGTCTTTAACGCTTTGAACTTAGAGCAAACCGTCTGA
- the fabG gene encoding 3-oxoacyl-ACP reductase FabG gives MQKRLANKVAIITGGSQGIGRATAERFVKEGAKVVIADVNIEKGEAFVADLQAQGHEAEFIRVDVTLKADTDAMAAFAHKTFGKVDILVNNAGITKDSTLAKMTEEAFDRVIAVNLKGVFNSTQSTIPYMIEGGYGRILNAASVVALYGNFGQTNYVATKAGVIGMTKTWARELGRRGITVNAVAPGFIATDMVSTIPERVLEVFREKTPVLRLGEAEDIANAYLFLASDEASFITGITLSVDGGLTL, from the coding sequence ATGCAAAAAAGACTCGCAAACAAAGTGGCCATCATTACGGGTGGCAGTCAAGGAATTGGCCGCGCAACTGCCGAACGCTTCGTTAAAGAAGGAGCAAAAGTGGTGATAGCAGATGTGAATATCGAAAAAGGGGAAGCATTTGTAGCAGACCTTCAGGCACAAGGACATGAGGCCGAATTTATCCGCGTGGATGTTACCTTGAAAGCAGATACCGACGCGATGGCCGCTTTCGCCCACAAGACTTTTGGGAAAGTGGATATTTTGGTAAACAATGCTGGCATTACCAAAGACAGCACCCTTGCCAAAATGACGGAAGAAGCGTTTGATCGCGTTATTGCTGTAAACTTAAAAGGTGTTTTTAACAGCACCCAATCCACCATTCCTTACATGATTGAAGGTGGTTATGGCCGGATTCTCAACGCCGCTTCGGTTGTTGCCTTGTATGGTAATTTTGGCCAGACCAATTATGTGGCGACCAAGGCCGGCGTCATCGGGATGACCAAAACTTGGGCGCGGGAATTGGGCCGTAGAGGGATTACTGTGAATGCGGTTGCGCCCGGTTTTATCGCAACCGATATGGTTAGTACGATTCCGGAAAGGGTTCTGGAGGTTTTCCGCGAAAAAACACCCGTTTTACGCCTTGGAGAAGCGGAAGACATTGCAAATGCCTATTTATTTTTAGCCAGTGATGAGGCTTCGTTTATCACGGGAATCACCTTAAGTGTGGACGGTGGGCTTACGCTCTGA